One window of the Brevundimonas goettingensis genome contains the following:
- the kdpA gene encoding potassium-transporting ATPase subunit KdpA → MTVQGWGEIALTLSLSVAFAWPIGIYLSRIWNGERTWLDPLLKPVEGLFYKAAGVDPQRSQGWFGYASALIAFNAVGFFLLYAILRLQNVLPLNPQGFDGMSPHLAFNAAVSFVTNTNWQSYSGEAAASTLSQMAGFTTQNFLSAATGATIAAALARAFIANRGEGVGNFWADLTRTTLYLLLPLSIVLAMVLVGLGVVQSLAASASATGLEGGAQTLALFPAASQEAIKQLGINGGGIFNANSAHPFENPSPLTNLIESVSINVLGWAAFFAFGRSVLAKKDIRALVAAAFVLLATCTAGMYALETQPAPALVAAGIEQPLNMEGKEVRLGVPSSVAWAGPTTGASNGSVNAMHGSFMPLSGALQMFLMQLGEILPGGIGSGIAIMVVMAMLAVFVAGLMVGRTPEYLGKKIEAREIQFAMIAVLVLPLAILGFTAVAAVFPTAMEGLLNHGPHGLSEMLYAYTSAAANNGSAFAGLTANAPWWNTTLGIGMLAGRFVPAIAVLAIAGALVVKPKLAPSAGTLPTDGLQFVGLLIGVILILGGLQFFPALALGPIVEHFQMLGGLH, encoded by the coding sequence ATGACTGTTCAAGGCTGGGGCGAGATCGCCCTGACCCTTTCGCTTTCCGTCGCCTTCGCCTGGCCGATCGGGATCTATCTGTCGCGCATCTGGAATGGCGAGCGCACCTGGCTGGACCCGCTGCTGAAGCCGGTCGAGGGCCTGTTCTACAAGGCGGCGGGCGTGGACCCGCAGCGCAGCCAGGGCTGGTTCGGCTACGCCTCCGCCCTGATCGCCTTCAATGCGGTCGGCTTCTTCCTGCTCTATGCGATCCTGAGGTTGCAGAACGTCCTGCCGCTGAACCCTCAAGGGTTCGACGGGATGTCGCCGCATCTGGCCTTCAACGCCGCCGTCAGCTTCGTCACCAACACCAACTGGCAGTCCTATTCGGGTGAGGCCGCAGCCTCGACCCTCAGCCAGATGGCCGGCTTTACGACCCAGAACTTCCTCTCCGCCGCCACCGGCGCGACCATCGCGGCCGCTCTGGCCCGCGCCTTCATCGCCAATCGCGGGGAGGGAGTTGGAAACTTCTGGGCCGACCTGACGCGGACCACCCTCTATCTGCTGCTGCCGCTGTCGATCGTTCTGGCCATGGTGCTGGTCGGTCTGGGCGTGGTGCAGAGCCTGGCGGCTTCGGCCTCCGCGACCGGCCTCGAGGGCGGGGCTCAGACGCTTGCCCTGTTCCCGGCCGCCAGCCAGGAGGCGATCAAACAGCTGGGCATCAACGGGGGCGGCATCTTCAACGCCAACTCCGCCCATCCGTTCGAGAACCCGTCGCCCCTGACCAATCTGATCGAGTCCGTCTCGATCAACGTCCTCGGCTGGGCCGCCTTCTTCGCCTTCGGCCGCAGCGTCCTGGCGAAGAAGGACATCCGCGCCCTGGTGGCCGCCGCCTTCGTGCTGCTGGCCACCTGCACGGCCGGGATGTACGCCCTGGAGACCCAGCCGGCCCCGGCCCTGGTCGCCGCGGGGATCGAGCAGCCGCTCAATATGGAGGGCAAGGAGGTCCGTCTCGGCGTGCCGTCCTCGGTCGCCTGGGCCGGCCCCACGACCGGCGCCTCGAACGGCTCGGTCAACGCCATGCACGGCAGCTTCATGCCGCTGTCGGGCGCCCTGCAGATGTTCCTGATGCAACTGGGCGAGATCCTGCCCGGCGGGATCGGATCGGGCATCGCGATCATGGTCGTCATGGCCATGCTGGCGGTCTTCGTCGCCGGTCTGATGGTCGGCCGCACGCCCGAGTACCTCGGCAAGAAGATCGAGGCGCGCGAGATCCAGTTCGCCATGATCGCGGTGCTGGTCCTGCCGCTGGCCATCCTCGGCTTCACCGCCGTCGCCGCCGTCTTTCCGACCGCGATGGAAGGCTTGCTGAACCATGGGCCGCACGGCCTGTCGGAGATGCTCTACGCCTATACCTCGGCGGCGGCGAACAACGGTTCGGCCTTCGCGGGCCTGACCGCCAACGCCCCCTGGTGGAACACGACTCTGGGAATCGGGATGCTGGCGGGCCGGTTCGTTCCGGCCATCGCGGTCCTGGCCATCGCCGGCGCCCTGGTGGTCAAGCCCAAGCTCGCGCCCAGCGCCGGAACCCTGCCGACCGACGGCCTGCAGTTCGTCGGCCTGCTGATCGGCGTCATCCTCATCCTGGGCGGGCTGCAGTTCTTCCCGGCCCTCGCCCTCGGACCCATCGTCGAGCATTTCCAGATGCTTGGCGGGCTCCACTGA
- a CDS encoding sensor histidine kinase, whose translation MSPGVGKTYEMLRAARRRKAEGLDVVVGLVETHGRKETAALLRGLEVLARNPIEYRGRTLLEFDIDGALTRRPDLLLVDEYAHSNAPGSRHPKRWQDVDEILKAGIDVWTTLNVQHLESLSDVVLRITGVRQREAVPDVALSRADDIEVVDITPDELRGRLADGKVYVPETARVAADNFFKVETLTALRELALRRAAQTVDDQLLVHLREQGTAGPWAVNERILVLVGGDAMAQSLVRTGRRMSDMMMDAPWTVATVDRAARSAEGDARLSAALKLAEQLGARTVTLSGEDVVRAVMDHVQRNHVTQVVTGKGRDSRLRDLFGRSLAAELLRSAKGAAIHIVTEGVESKGSDPVTPVKVGLAKRLGGWRGYLDGAVFVGLATAAAVPLDRGFERVDLGVIYMAAVVAAGALRGSRPALVAATLAFLTYNFLFLHPRYSLAIGSPTDVLTLLVFWGVALLTGALAGRMREQALATKRRASAVSALLGASQALAAADDRIQTARILAEQTAESAGARAVVLLPTTGLGGDDLTIAAGAPDTPTLGAAPMAAARWAWEHGEPAGFGTGTLPQSSWTFRPLQGVRGRSGVAGIEAEALAPGSDEERLALALLDQGAVAIERAELAGQALETETLRRADRFRGALMNSVSHDLRTPLSTVLGSATTLIDFGETLKPAVRADLLLSIREEAERLNRYVGDLLDMTRLEGGGLNIKADWTDVRDVLNAAAERVSRRLQARDLTRDFPSELSLVMVDQGLLEQAVVNILENAIAYSPDGSTIELAAYEDRGSVVISIEDQGKGIPTEELERVFDKFRRMEQPSDRSNGAGLGLAISKGFVEANGGRIAAASPIADGKGTRVLISLPKAIATHPNLL comes from the coding sequence ATGTCGCCGGGCGTGGGCAAGACCTATGAGATGCTGCGCGCGGCCCGACGCCGGAAGGCGGAGGGCCTCGACGTCGTCGTGGGCCTGGTCGAGACCCATGGCCGCAAGGAGACCGCCGCCCTGCTGCGCGGCCTCGAGGTGCTGGCGCGCAACCCCATCGAGTATCGCGGCCGGACCCTGCTGGAGTTCGACATCGACGGCGCCCTGACGCGGCGGCCCGACCTGCTGCTGGTCGACGAATACGCCCATTCCAACGCCCCGGGTTCGCGCCATCCCAAGCGCTGGCAGGACGTCGATGAAATCCTGAAGGCCGGGATCGACGTCTGGACGACGCTGAACGTCCAGCATCTGGAGAGCCTGTCCGACGTGGTCCTGCGGATCACCGGGGTGCGCCAGCGCGAGGCCGTGCCCGACGTCGCCCTGAGCCGCGCCGACGACATCGAGGTGGTGGACATCACCCCCGACGAACTGCGGGGTCGACTGGCCGACGGCAAGGTCTATGTGCCCGAGACGGCGCGGGTGGCGGCGGACAATTTCTTCAAGGTCGAGACCCTGACGGCGCTGCGGGAGCTGGCCCTGCGCCGGGCGGCCCAGACCGTCGATGACCAGCTTCTGGTCCATCTGCGCGAGCAGGGGACGGCCGGGCCCTGGGCGGTCAATGAGCGGATCCTGGTGCTGGTCGGCGGCGACGCCATGGCCCAGTCGCTGGTGCGGACCGGGCGGCGCATGTCCGACATGATGATGGATGCGCCCTGGACCGTGGCGACGGTGGACAGGGCCGCCCGCTCGGCCGAGGGCGACGCCCGGCTCAGCGCCGCCCTGAAGCTGGCCGAACAGCTCGGTGCCCGCACCGTCACCCTGAGCGGCGAGGACGTGGTGCGCGCCGTCATGGACCACGTCCAGCGCAACCATGTGACCCAGGTGGTCACCGGCAAGGGGCGCGACAGCCGGCTGCGCGACCTGTTCGGCCGGTCGCTGGCCGCCGAACTGCTGCGTTCGGCGAAGGGCGCGGCGATCCACATCGTCACCGAGGGCGTGGAGTCGAAGGGAAGCGACCCCGTCACGCCCGTGAAGGTCGGGCTGGCGAAGCGGTTGGGCGGCTGGCGCGGCTATCTGGATGGGGCCGTGTTCGTGGGCCTCGCCACGGCGGCGGCCGTGCCGCTGGATCGCGGCTTCGAGCGCGTCGATCTGGGCGTCATCTATATGGCGGCGGTGGTGGCGGCCGGGGCGCTGCGCGGATCGCGCCCGGCGTTGGTGGCGGCGACACTGGCCTTCCTGACCTACAACTTCCTGTTCCTCCACCCGCGCTACAGCCTGGCCATCGGCTCGCCCACGGATGTGCTGACCCTGCTGGTCTTCTGGGGCGTGGCCCTGCTGACAGGAGCGTTGGCGGGCCGGATGCGCGAGCAGGCGCTGGCGACGAAGCGGCGCGCCTCCGCTGTCTCGGCCCTGCTGGGCGCCAGCCAGGCCTTGGCCGCCGCCGACGACCGCATCCAGACCGCCCGCATCCTGGCCGAACAGACCGCAGAGTCCGCCGGCGCCCGGGCGGTGGTCCTGCTGCCCACAACGGGCCTTGGCGGCGATGACCTGACCATAGCCGCCGGCGCGCCCGACACCCCGACGCTCGGAGCCGCCCCCATGGCCGCCGCGCGCTGGGCCTGGGAGCATGGGGAGCCGGCGGGTTTCGGCACCGGCACCCTGCCGCAGTCGAGCTGGACCTTCCGACCCCTGCAGGGTGTGCGTGGGCGATCCGGCGTCGCGGGTATCGAGGCGGAAGCGCTCGCGCCCGGTTCGGACGAAGAGCGTCTGGCCCTGGCCCTGCTGGATCAGGGAGCGGTTGCCATCGAACGCGCCGAACTGGCCGGTCAGGCGCTGGAGACCGAGACCCTGCGCCGCGCCGACCGGTTCCGGGGGGCGCTGATGAACTCGGTCAGCCACGACCTGAGGACGCCGCTCTCGACCGTGCTGGGTTCGGCGACCACCCTGATCGACTTCGGCGAGACGCTGAAGCCGGCAGTCCGCGCCGACCTGCTGCTGTCGATCCGCGAGGAGGCCGAGCGGCTGAACCGCTATGTCGGCGACCTGCTGGACATGACGCGGCTGGAAGGCGGCGGGCTGAACATCAAGGCCGACTGGACCGATGTCCGCGACGTCCTGAACGCGGCGGCCGAACGGGTCTCGCGTCGTCTGCAGGCCCGCGACCTGACCCGCGATTTCCCATCTGAGCTCAGTCTGGTGATGGTCGATCAGGGACTGCTGGAGCAGGCGGTGGTCAACATCCTCGAGAACGCCATCGCCTACAGTCCCGATGGCTCGACCATCGAACTGGCGGCCTATGAGGATCGCGGATCGGTGGTCATCTCCATCGAGGACCAGGGCAAGGGAATCCCGACCGAAGAGCTGGAGCGGGTCTTCGACAAGTTCCGCCGGATGGAACAGCCCAGTGATCGATCGAACGGCGCCGGCCTGGGTCTGGCCATCTCCAAGGGTTTCGTGGAGGCCAATGGCGGGCGGATCGCGGCGGCCAGTCCCATCGCCGACGGCAAGGGGACGCGGGTCCTGATCAGCCTGCCCAAGGCCATCGCGACCCATCCGAACCTGCTGTAA
- a CDS encoding TorF family putative porin yields the protein MNTSLRLLLTVAAPFALATAAQAQDATAPQWSFNVAGTSDYVFRGVSQTQEDPALSGGVDLTAGSFYAGSWASNVDFGDGDTNAEIDLYGGIRPEVAGWNLDLGVVGYLYTNQPDGADYDYAEFKAAASRAFGPATLGGAVYWSPDFFGASEDEATYVEANAAISPADKWTISGAVGRQFVSSDFDYTTWNLGAAYQLTPHFAVDVRYHDTDQHDFGDIYGARAVASLKATF from the coding sequence ATGAATACCTCGCTCCGTCTTCTCCTCACCGTCGCCGCCCCGTTCGCGCTGGCGACCGCCGCCCAGGCCCAGGACGCCACGGCTCCGCAATGGAGCTTCAACGTCGCCGGAACCTCCGACTACGTCTTCCGGGGCGTCAGCCAGACCCAGGAAGATCCGGCCCTTTCGGGCGGCGTCGACCTGACTGCCGGCTCCTTCTACGCCGGGAGCTGGGCCTCGAATGTCGACTTCGGCGATGGGGACACCAATGCCGAGATCGACCTGTACGGCGGCATCCGCCCGGAGGTCGCCGGCTGGAACCTCGATCTCGGGGTGGTCGGATATCTTTACACGAACCAGCCCGACGGAGCCGATTACGACTACGCCGAGTTCAAGGCCGCGGCCTCGCGCGCCTTCGGTCCCGCCACCCTCGGCGGCGCCGTCTACTGGTCGCCGGACTTCTTCGGCGCGTCCGAAGATGAGGCGACCTATGTCGAGGCCAATGCCGCGATCTCGCCCGCCGACAAATGGACGATCTCCGGCGCGGTGGGGCGTCAGTTCGTGTCCTCTGACTTCGACTACACGACGTGGAACCTCGGCGCCGCCTATCAGCTGACCCCGCACTTCGCGGTCGACGTCCGCTACCACGACACCGACCAGCACGACTTCGGCGACATCTACGGCGCCCGCGCCGTGGCCTCGCTGAAGGCGACCTTCTAA
- a CDS encoding potassium-transporting ATPase subunit F, with protein MIAILWGAGAVVVAVYMVAALLRPERF; from the coding sequence ATGATCGCCATTCTCTGGGGCGCCGGCGCCGTCGTGGTCGCCGTCTATATGGTCGCGGCCCTGCTGCGGCCCGAGCGGTTCTGA
- the kdpB gene encoding potassium-transporting ATPase subunit KdpB, producing MTFVTSQEIGPETVGEPKPALGGGLSAAMLSRALKDAVVKLNPRHLLRNPVIFVTWIVALLATVSAAGAVATGHAAGFAVQLALWLWATVLFANVAESVAEGRGKAAADSLRATRVTTPAKLIDPATGKVIETPAGDLTIGSIVLVEAGDVIPSDGEIIEGVASVNEAAITGESAPVIRESGGDRSAVTGGTTVVSDWLKVRITSAPGSTFLDRMIAMVEGADRRKTPNELALSVLLAGLTLVFLIAVVTLLGLGAYSGVRLDPIVLGALFITLIPTTIGGLLSAVGIAGMDRLLKVNVLATSGRAVEAAGDVDTLLLDKTGTITFGNRMATEVIPVPGVRPEAALRAAVTASLADETPEGRSIVELGRNAGIVVETPAGARVIPFTAVTRQSGLESGGSSWRKGAVDAVLKSLDLTEAAAPAEFRAAVDRIARSGGTPLAVTENGALVGVIHLKDVVKPGVKARFAELRAMGLRTVMITGDNPVTAAAIASEAGVDDYLAEATPEDKMRLIKAEQAKGRLVAMCGDGANDAPALAQADVGVAMQTGAQAAREAGNMVDLDSDPTKVIEIVEVGKQLLITRGALTTFSIANDVAKYFAIIPAMFVVGLPALGALNIMRLGSPESAILSAVIFNALVIVALIPLALRGVKYRAVGAGKLLGRNLLLYGLGGLIAPFAGIKLIDLVITGLGLA from the coding sequence ATGACTTTCGTCACTTCCCAAGAGATTGGGCCCGAAACCGTCGGCGAGCCGAAGCCCGCCCTTGGCGGCGGTCTGTCCGCCGCTATGCTGAGCCGCGCGCTCAAGGACGCCGTGGTCAAGCTGAATCCCCGGCATCTGCTCCGGAACCCGGTCATCTTCGTCACCTGGATCGTCGCCCTGCTGGCGACGGTCTCGGCGGCGGGGGCGGTCGCGACCGGCCACGCGGCCGGCTTCGCGGTCCAGCTGGCCCTGTGGCTCTGGGCCACCGTCCTGTTCGCCAATGTCGCCGAAAGCGTCGCCGAGGGCCGGGGCAAGGCCGCCGCCGACTCCTTGCGCGCCACCCGCGTCACCACCCCCGCGAAGCTGATCGACCCCGCCACCGGCAAGGTGATCGAGACTCCAGCCGGCGACCTGACTATCGGGTCGATCGTCCTGGTCGAGGCTGGCGACGTGATCCCGTCCGACGGCGAGATCATCGAGGGTGTCGCCTCGGTCAACGAGGCCGCCATCACCGGCGAGAGCGCCCCGGTCATCCGCGAAAGCGGTGGCGACCGTTCGGCCGTAACCGGCGGCACCACGGTCGTCTCCGACTGGCTGAAGGTACGCATCACCTCGGCGCCGGGGTCGACCTTCCTCGACCGGATGATCGCCATGGTCGAAGGCGCGGACCGCAGGAAGACGCCGAACGAACTGGCCCTGTCGGTCCTGCTGGCCGGCCTGACCCTGGTCTTCCTGATCGCGGTGGTGACGCTACTGGGCCTCGGCGCCTATTCCGGCGTCAGGCTGGATCCGATCGTGCTGGGCGCCCTGTTCATCACCCTGATCCCGACCACGATCGGGGGGCTGCTGTCCGCCGTCGGCATCGCCGGCATGGACCGGTTGCTGAAGGTGAACGTGCTCGCCACCTCGGGCCGTGCGGTGGAGGCGGCAGGCGACGTCGACACCCTGCTGCTCGACAAGACCGGCACCATCACCTTCGGCAACCGCATGGCGACCGAGGTCATCCCGGTCCCGGGCGTCCGGCCCGAGGCCGCCCTGCGCGCCGCCGTCACCGCCTCCCTGGCCGACGAAACGCCGGAAGGCCGCTCCATTGTCGAACTGGGCCGCAACGCCGGCATCGTCGTCGAAACGCCGGCCGGCGCCAGGGTCATCCCCTTCACCGCCGTGACCCGCCAGTCGGGCCTCGAGAGCGGTGGATCGTCCTGGCGCAAGGGCGCGGTCGATGCAGTGCTCAAGTCGCTGGACCTGACCGAGGCCGCGGCCCCGGCCGAGTTCCGGGCCGCCGTGGACCGCATCGCCCGCTCGGGCGGCACGCCTCTGGCGGTGACCGAGAACGGCGCCCTGGTCGGGGTCATCCACCTGAAGGATGTGGTCAAGCCGGGGGTCAAGGCCCGCTTCGCCGAGCTGCGCGCCATGGGTCTGCGCACCGTTATGATCACCGGCGACAACCCGGTGACGGCGGCGGCCATTGCTTCGGAAGCGGGAGTCGACGACTACCTCGCCGAGGCCACGCCCGAGGACAAGATGCGGCTGATCAAGGCCGAACAGGCCAAGGGTCGGCTGGTCGCCATGTGCGGCGACGGCGCCAACGACGCACCTGCCCTGGCCCAGGCCGACGTCGGCGTCGCCATGCAGACCGGCGCCCAGGCCGCGCGCGAGGCCGGCAATATGGTCGACCTCGACAGCGACCCGACCAAGGTCATCGAGATCGTCGAGGTCGGCAAACAGCTGCTGATCACCCGCGGCGCCCTGACGACCTTCTCGATCGCCAACGACGTGGCCAAGTATTTCGCCATCATCCCGGCGATGTTCGTGGTCGGCCTGCCGGCGCTGGGCGCGCTGAACATCATGCGGCTGGGGTCGCCGGAGAGCGCCATCCTGTCGGCGGTGATCTTCAACGCCCTGGTCATCGTCGCCCTGATCCCGCTGGCCCTGCGCGGGGTGAAGTACCGGGCGGTCGGCGCCGGCAAGCTGCTGGGCCGCAACCTGCTGCTCTACGGCCTCGGCGGACTGATCGCGCCCTTTGCGGGGATCAAGCTGATCGACCTGGTCATCACCGGCCTGGGTCTGGCGTGA
- the kdpC gene encoding potassium-transporting ATPase subunit KdpC, which produces MVNPIRPAIVMVALFTLVLGVAYPLAITGFAQGVFPDKANGSLVHDASGAVQGSALIGQPFAEARYLHPRPSAAGEGYDGLSSSGSNYGPLNADLAERVKTEAETIRADDGATSVPADAVTASGSGLDPDISPAYARLQAARIATARGVPAAEVQRVIDQHTQGALLGFIGQPRVNVLMANRALDARFPAS; this is translated from the coding sequence ATGGTCAACCCAATCCGGCCCGCCATTGTGATGGTGGCGCTCTTCACCCTGGTTCTGGGTGTCGCCTATCCGCTGGCGATCACCGGTTTCGCCCAGGGCGTCTTCCCGGACAAGGCCAACGGCAGTCTCGTCCACGACGCCTCGGGCGCCGTGCAGGGTTCGGCCCTGATCGGCCAGCCCTTTGCCGAGGCCCGCTACCTGCATCCGCGTCCGTCGGCGGCGGGCGAGGGCTATGACGGCCTGTCATCCTCGGGCTCGAACTACGGCCCGCTCAACGCCGATCTGGCCGAGCGGGTGAAGACCGAAGCCGAGACGATCCGCGCCGACGACGGCGCGACCTCCGTGCCCGCCGACGCCGTCACGGCCTCCGGTTCTGGGCTCGACCCGGACATCTCACCGGCCTACGCTCGGCTTCAGGCGGCGCGCATCGCGACCGCCCGGGGCGTGCCCGCAGCCGAGGTCCAGCGCGTGATCGACCAGCATACGCAAGGCGCCTTGCTAGGCTTCATCGGCCAGCCGCGCGTCAACGTCCTGATGGCCAACCGCGCCCTCGACGCCCGTTTCCCGGCCTCCTGA